A single genomic interval of Nostoc commune NIES-4072 harbors:
- a CDS encoding NF038130 family PEP-CTERM protein, protein MTFQKLLIGASMAIGVSVVTVPAQAGTLIGATIGGTAASDYLVYDSNATNTFTVANTSENVQKVLSGNAASPTGNVELAASSEQAGFDFTKNTTLTGTIGGKTLTLSSLTSDDWFGVGQTTTTYGLNNLANTWFNQALNSNSTISTLLAASGYTQQTLFNSFLTNGGFQRFSDPNISYVNQDDTSGLISIGLAGHLNATPLIIPLLGLPSNLSKLLPPSLQASEIVKYTYDGKTDYLYSFKATNSGLLELSDHISHSGNYEVTIKGVPPAAVPEPSVMLGLLGVAGVFVTQRKFKKASI, encoded by the coding sequence ATGACTTTTCAGAAACTTTTAATTGGTGCCTCAATGGCTATTGGTGTGAGCGTTGTCACTGTACCAGCCCAGGCTGGAACGCTCATCGGTGCTACTATTGGTGGAACAGCAGCCAGTGATTATTTAGTCTATGATTCCAATGCTACAAATACCTTCACAGTAGCAAATACTAGTGAAAATGTACAAAAAGTTCTAAGTGGTAACGCCGCCAGTCCCACTGGAAATGTGGAGCTAGCTGCTAGTAGTGAACAAGCTGGTTTTGATTTTACCAAAAACACCACCTTGACAGGTACAATCGGCGGGAAAACCCTGACTCTAAGCAGCCTTACTTCTGATGACTGGTTTGGAGTCGGTCAAACAACTACGACGTATGGATTAAATAACTTAGCTAACACCTGGTTTAACCAGGCTCTAAATTCTAATAGTACCATTAGTACTTTACTCGCTGCGTCCGGCTACACTCAACAGACTTTGTTTAACAGCTTTCTTACAAATGGGGGATTTCAACGCTTTAGTGACCCGAATATTTCCTATGTCAATCAAGATGACACTAGTGGTTTAATTAGTATTGGTTTAGCAGGTCACTTAAATGCCACACCCCTTATAATACCCCTTCTAGGATTGCCGTCTAACCTATCTAAGCTACTTCCACCTTCATTACAAGCAAGTGAAATTGTCAAATACACTTATGACGGCAAAACTGATTACTTGTATAGCTTTAAAGCTACCAACTCTGGTTTACTTGAACTAAGCGATCACATATCCCATAGTGGTAATTATGAAGTCACTATCAAAGGTGTACCTCCCGCAGCAGTCCCAGAACCATCCGTAATGCTTGGTCTGTTGGGTGTTGCTGGTGTGTTTGTTACTCAACGCAAGTTTAAAAAAGCATCTATTTAA
- the menB gene encoding 1,4-dihydroxy-2-naphthoyl-CoA synthase, with product MQINWQTAKTYEDILYQKTDGIAKITINRPHKRNAFRPETVFELYDAFCNAREDTTIGVVLFTGYGPHTDGKYAFCSGGDQSVRGHAGYVDDTGIPRLNVLDLQRLIRSMPKVVIALVAGYAIGGGHVLHLICDLTIAADNAIFGQTGPKVGSFDGGFGASYLARVVGQKKAREIWFLCRQYDAQQALEMGLINCVVPVEQLEAEGIQWAQEILEKSPIAIRCLKAAFNADCDGQAGLQELAGNATLLYYMTEEGSEGKQAFLEKRPPDFRSFPWLP from the coding sequence ATGCAAATTAACTGGCAAACTGCCAAAACCTACGAAGACATTCTGTATCAAAAAACTGATGGTATTGCAAAAATCACCATCAACCGTCCCCATAAACGCAATGCTTTCCGTCCTGAAACAGTCTTTGAACTGTATGATGCTTTCTGTAATGCTCGTGAAGATACTACTATTGGCGTCGTCTTATTTACTGGCTATGGGCCACATACAGATGGAAAATATGCCTTCTGTTCTGGTGGCGATCAAAGTGTGCGGGGACATGCGGGTTATGTGGACGATACTGGCATCCCTCGCTTGAATGTATTGGACTTACAACGCCTGATTCGTTCCATGCCGAAAGTGGTGATTGCTTTAGTAGCTGGATATGCGATCGGTGGTGGACATGTCCTACACTTAATTTGCGACCTTACCATTGCCGCCGATAACGCTATTTTCGGACAGACTGGCCCGAAAGTCGGCAGTTTCGACGGTGGTTTTGGAGCCAGCTATCTCGCCCGCGTTGTGGGACAAAAAAAAGCTAGAGAAATTTGGTTTCTCTGCCGTCAATATGATGCACAACAAGCGCTAGAAATGGGCTTAATTAATTGTGTCGTCCCAGTCGAGCAACTAGAAGCTGAAGGTATTCAATGGGCACAAGAGATTTTAGAAAAAAGTCCGATCGCAATTCGGTGTCTCAAAGCTGCGTTCAACGCTGATTGTGATGGACAAGCTGGTTTACAAGAACTTGCTGGTAATGCCACCCTACTTTACTACATGACAGAAGAAGGGTCTGAGGGCAAACAAGCCTTTCTTGAAAAGCGTCCACCAGATTTTCGCTCTTTTCCTTGGTTACCTTAA
- a CDS encoding sensor histidine kinase, whose product MEIVDYQKEIKELKKANRIIQKQLERSESDRIKLEDINQKKESLLRTVIEELKEYQNNLEERSQELEMMLLNLQIMQNKMSSLGSLVADVAHEINNPVSFIAGNLTPAQEYIENLLHLINLYQQTYPKASQEIQKTIELIDLEYMREDLPKLISSMKEGTDRICNISDSLRIFSRADTEQKVFFNLHEGIDSTLIILKHRLKANKIRPDIQVVKNYGEFPPIKCFPGQLNQVFMNLLANAIDALEESNSGLSFDTIKANPNQITIHTNLIEDTNHVLIRIQDNGVGISADVQQKMFDHLFTTKPVGKGTGLGLSIAYQIIVQKHRGTLKVNSVLREGSEFIITIPIH is encoded by the coding sequence ATGGAAATTGTGGATTATCAAAAAGAGATTAAGGAACTAAAAAAAGCAAATAGAATTATCCAAAAGCAATTGGAGCGTTCTGAATCAGACCGGATAAAACTTGAAGATATAAATCAAAAAAAAGAATCTTTGCTTAGGACAGTAATTGAGGAGTTAAAGGAATATCAAAATAATCTAGAAGAAAGAAGCCAGGAACTAGAAATGATGCTTCTTAATCTTCAGATAATGCAGAATAAGATGTCTAGCTTGGGAAGTCTTGTTGCAGATGTAGCTCATGAAATTAACAACCCAGTTAGCTTTATAGCAGGTAATCTGACTCCGGCTCAAGAATATATTGAAAATTTATTACATCTGATAAACCTTTATCAGCAGACTTATCCCAAAGCATCTCAGGAAATTCAAAAAACAATCGAGTTGATTGACCTTGAATATATGCGTGAGGATTTGCCTAAACTAATTTCCTCGATGAAAGAAGGTACCGATCGTATTTGTAACATTAGCGATAGCTTGCGAATTTTCTCTAGAGCAGATACAGAACAAAAAGTTTTTTTTAACCTTCATGAAGGTATTGATAGCACTCTTATCATTCTCAAGCACCGTTTGAAAGCTAATAAGATTCGTCCTGATATTCAAGTAGTTAAAAACTATGGCGAGTTTCCTCCAATCAAATGTTTTCCAGGACAACTGAATCAAGTATTTATGAATTTATTGGCAAACGCTATTGATGCTTTAGAAGAGTCTAATTCTGGACTGAGTTTTGATACAATTAAGGCAAATCCCAATCAAATTACAATTCATACTAACCTAATTGAAGATACAAATCATGTATTGATTCGGATTCAAGATAATGGTGTAGGAATATCGGCTGATGTTCAACAAAAAATGTTTGACCATTTATTCACAACCAAACCTGTGGGAAAAGGGACAGGATTAGGATTATCAATCGCCTATCAAATAATTGTCCAAAAACATAGAGGAACTTTGAAAGTAAATTCTGTGTTACGAGAAGGTTCTGAATTTATAATCACTATTCCAATTCATTAA
- a CDS encoding DUF721 domain-containing protein translates to MSLKSINDILGVLEKQAKWQEQPFQRLLKFWPEVVGPVVAANTRPLSIQRDVLSVATSSAAWAQNLTFGRSSLLLKLNKNLATPLVDIRFSTANWQNPLVERKQQQTVSPHEHPSYLGDEISRPDVTSTKDVNAAFGHWTKIMRSRSHGLPLCPQCQSPTPPGELQRWEVCSVCAAKQF, encoded by the coding sequence ATGTCGTTGAAATCAATTAATGATATTTTGGGCGTTCTAGAAAAGCAGGCTAAATGGCAAGAGCAACCATTTCAACGCCTGCTCAAGTTTTGGCCAGAAGTTGTTGGCCCAGTGGTTGCCGCAAATACTCGACCATTGTCGATTCAGCGCGATGTTTTGTCGGTAGCAACTTCTAGTGCTGCTTGGGCGCAAAACCTGACTTTTGGCCGTTCGTCTCTGCTTTTAAAGTTGAATAAAAACCTGGCAACACCTTTGGTTGATATTCGCTTCTCTACTGCTAACTGGCAGAATCCATTGGTGGAGAGAAAACAGCAACAAACGGTTTCGCCCCATGAGCATCCCAGTTATCTTGGTGATGAGATTAGCCGCCCTGATGTAACATCCACTAAGGATGTAAATGCTGCTTTTGGGCATTGGACGAAGATCATGCGATCGCGATCGCATGGCTTACCTCTTTGTCCCCAGTGTCAATCTCCCACCCCACCCGGCGAACTCCAGCGCTGGGAAGTCTGTTCTGTCTGTGCTGCTAAACAGTTTTAA
- a CDS encoding thioredoxin family protein, with product MSKAVITITDAEFETEVLKAEQPVLVYFWASWCGPCQLMSPLINSAASKYSDRLKVVKMEIDPNPLTVKQYQVEGVPALRLFQGQEVLISTEGVIGKDKLLELLDTHLNNN from the coding sequence ATGAGTAAGGCTGTAATCACCATAACTGATGCTGAGTTTGAAACAGAAGTATTAAAAGCTGAACAGCCTGTATTAGTTTACTTTTGGGCTTCCTGGTGTGGGCCTTGTCAATTAATGTCCCCCCTGATTAACTCAGCTGCTAGCAAATATAGCGATCGCCTCAAAGTCGTTAAAATGGAAATTGACCCTAACCCACTCACTGTTAAGCAGTACCAAGTGGAAGGTGTACCCGCCCTCAGACTATTTCAAGGCCAGGAAGTTTTGATATCGACCGAGGGAGTCATCGGTAAAGATAAATTACTCGAACTTTTAGATACCCACTTAAATAATAATTAG
- a CDS encoding PspA/IM30 family protein translates to MGLFDRIRRVVSSNLNDLVNKAEDPEKMLEQAILEMQEDLVQLRQGVAQAIASQKRSEKQYNDAQNEINKWQRNAQLALQKGDENLARQALERKKTYTDTSAALKASLDTQSTQVETLKRNLIQLESKISEAKTKKEMLRARITTAKAQEQLQGMVRGMNTSSAMAAFERMEEKVLMQESRAQALGELAGADLETQFAQLEGGSDVDDELAALKAQMLPSATPQNQAQLPPQQETTAPKSNEVVDAELDSLRKQLDQL, encoded by the coding sequence ATGGGATTATTCGATCGCATTAGGCGAGTAGTTAGTTCTAACCTCAACGACCTAGTTAACAAAGCCGAAGACCCCGAAAAAATGCTAGAACAAGCCATCCTGGAAATGCAGGAAGACTTGGTGCAGCTGCGTCAGGGAGTAGCACAGGCGATCGCCTCCCAAAAACGCAGTGAGAAACAGTATAATGATGCCCAAAATGAAATCAATAAGTGGCAACGCAATGCCCAACTGGCGCTGCAAAAAGGTGATGAGAACCTAGCTAGGCAAGCTCTAGAGCGCAAAAAGACTTATACGGACACCAGCGCCGCCCTCAAAGCTAGTTTGGACACTCAAAGCACTCAAGTTGAAACCCTCAAACGCAACTTAATCCAGCTGGAAAGCAAGATTTCTGAAGCTAAAACCAAGAAAGAAATGCTTAGAGCTAGGATCACCACTGCCAAAGCCCAAGAGCAACTTCAAGGCATGGTGCGTGGGATGAATACCAGCAGTGCAATGGCTGCCTTCGAGCGGATGGAAGAAAAAGTCTTGATGCAAGAATCCCGGGCCCAGGCACTAGGAGAGTTAGCAGGTGCAGATTTAGAAACCCAATTTGCCCAATTGGAAGGTGGTAGCGATGTTGATGATGAATTGGCAGCTTTAAAAGCGCAAATGTTACCATCCGCTACTCCACAAAATCAAGCGCAACTGCCACCGCAACAAGAAACCACTGCTCCTAAATCTAATGAAGTGGTTGATGCCGAGTTGGATTCTCTACGCAAGCAATTGGATCAATTGTAA
- a CDS encoding terpene synthase family protein yields MEKLISADLFCPFSSQINTNIDVLEEYALEWVLGFNLLANESSYQRFCKSKFFLMAATTYPYCNFQELKIANDWLSWLFIWDDQCDLSDLKTKPESLKAFHKRFIEILKGAQVTSHDIPLSRALSNLRERMLEKASLKWLNYFICGFEKYLSGCFEEANNRVDGIVPDMDTYIEMRRLSAGADVALPLIELCNQLIIPDFLRQQDIFKQLNEITNNLLGWSNDIFSLSRELATGHVHNLVFVLHCQHKISLKEAMKLATKMHDNEIQKLLHLEANILSFGEEIDTELAKYILGIHAWIRGNLDWYSFTARYKTVEMLELAKY; encoded by the coding sequence ATGGAAAAATTAATTTCTGCCGATTTGTTCTGTCCTTTCTCATCGCAAATCAATACAAATATTGATGTTTTAGAAGAGTATGCTCTTGAATGGGTACTTGGTTTTAATCTTCTGGCAAATGAATCATCTTATCAGCGTTTCTGCAAGTCTAAATTCTTTTTGATGGCAGCTACTACCTATCCTTATTGCAACTTTCAAGAGCTGAAGATAGCAAATGACTGGTTAAGTTGGCTATTTATTTGGGATGATCAATGCGATCTATCAGACTTGAAAACAAAACCTGAATCTCTAAAAGCTTTTCACAAGAGATTTATAGAAATATTGAAAGGGGCACAAGTTACAAGCCACGATATACCTCTTAGTCGTGCTTTAAGTAACTTACGAGAACGGATGCTTGAAAAAGCAAGCCTGAAATGGTTAAATTATTTTATCTGCGGCTTTGAGAAATATTTATCCGGTTGTTTTGAGGAAGCAAATAACCGTGTAGATGGAATTGTACCCGATATGGACACTTATATTGAAATGCGTAGGTTAAGCGCAGGTGCAGATGTTGCCTTGCCATTAATTGAACTTTGTAATCAGTTGATAATTCCTGATTTTTTACGACAACAGGATATTTTTAAACAACTTAATGAAATTACAAATAACCTTCTTGGCTGGTCTAATGATATCTTTTCATTATCTAGAGAATTGGCAACTGGTCATGTTCATAATTTAGTATTTGTATTACATTGCCAACACAAAATTTCTTTAAAAGAAGCAATGAAGCTTGCTACAAAAATGCACGATAATGAAATACAAAAGTTGTTACATTTGGAAGCAAATATTCTATCTTTTGGAGAAGAAATAGATACTGAATTGGCAAAATATATATTAGGAATTCATGCTTGGATACGTGGGAACCTCGATTGGTATTCCTTCACTGCTCGCTACAAAACTGTAGAAATGCTGGAGCTAGCTAAATATTAA
- a CDS encoding response regulator, with amino-acid sequence MTTQLFNIDQPLQSQKVKRILLVEDHYLNRLLLSDYLIYCGYDVESLSEGSTFFSTIEKFQPDLMLLDLKLPDVDGYSLLKQVQEKPDLSKIPIIVVSAFAFKADQELALSLGARSYFVKPIKLKDLILTIEEELTCCHK; translated from the coding sequence ATGACAACACAATTATTCAATATAGATCAGCCATTGCAGTCACAGAAAGTTAAACGAATTTTGCTAGTTGAAGACCATTATCTCAATAGATTATTACTGAGTGACTATCTAATTTACTGTGGGTACGATGTCGAAAGCTTATCAGAAGGCTCTACTTTTTTCTCGACTATAGAAAAATTTCAGCCAGATTTAATGTTATTAGACTTGAAATTGCCGGATGTTGACGGTTATTCACTTTTAAAACAAGTCCAGGAAAAACCTGATTTGTCAAAAATACCTATTATTGTGGTTTCAGCTTTTGCTTTTAAAGCGGATCAAGAACTAGCTCTAAGTTTGGGCGCACGCAGCTATTTTGTCAAACCTATAAAACTCAAGGATCTTATACTTACGATTGAAGAAGAGTTGACTTGCTGCCACAAATAA
- a CDS encoding hybrid sensor histidine kinase/response regulator, which yields MNYKTDIKTFDLPEDSFILVVDDTTTNLEIVFNILTNGGFNVTTENNGENAIKQVEYNPPDLILLDVVMPGIDGFETCKRLKQNSSICDIPVIFMTADSDTDSKVKGLNIGAVDYITKPFHEEELLARIKTHLKLRNLTKNLEKRVTERTAALSRALKDLQESQLQLVQTEKMSALGELVAGVAHEINNPVGFIHGNLQHASAYFQDMSNIINLYQQHYPNPVPEIKEEIAAIDLKYMLADLPNLISSMKEGVQRIRDISISLRNFSRADSDRKVYCNIHDGIDSTIMILKHRLKASEDHPDIQVIRDYDNLPEIECFVGQLNQVFMNLLANAIDALEESNVGRPYVEIEANPNQVLIQTSLTENKKHILIRIKDNGVGMSPDVQQKIFDHLFTTKPVGQGTGLGLSIARQIVVEKHGGTLEVNSAPRQGSEFIIKLPI from the coding sequence ATGAATTACAAGACAGATATAAAAACGTTTGATTTACCAGAAGATAGTTTCATTCTAGTGGTAGATGATACTACTACAAACTTAGAAATTGTCTTTAACATATTAACTAATGGAGGTTTTAACGTTACGACAGAAAATAATGGAGAAAATGCAATAAAGCAAGTTGAATATAATCCCCCTGATTTGATTTTATTAGATGTAGTGATGCCGGGTATAGATGGGTTTGAAACCTGCAAAAGACTGAAACAAAACTCATCTATTTGTGATATTCCAGTAATTTTTATGACGGCGGATTCTGATACTGACAGTAAGGTAAAAGGTCTAAATATAGGGGCAGTTGATTACATTACCAAGCCTTTTCATGAAGAAGAATTATTAGCTAGAATTAAAACCCATCTTAAATTACGAAATCTCACAAAAAATTTAGAAAAACGAGTTACAGAAAGGACAGCAGCCTTATCTAGGGCATTAAAAGACTTACAAGAGTCTCAACTTCAGCTTGTACAAACAGAAAAAATGTCTGCCCTTGGTGAATTAGTAGCAGGAGTTGCTCATGAAATTAATAATCCAGTTGGTTTTATTCATGGTAATCTTCAACATGCTTCAGCATATTTTCAAGACATGAGTAACATTATTAACCTTTATCAACAACATTATCCTAATCCTGTCCCAGAAATTAAAGAGGAAATTGCAGCAATAGATTTGAAGTATATGCTTGCCGATTTACCTAACTTAATTTCTTCTATGAAAGAGGGTGTTCAGCGCATTCGCGACATTAGTATCAGTCTGAGAAACTTTTCTCGAGCAGATAGCGATCGCAAAGTTTATTGCAACATTCATGATGGCATTGATAGCACAATCATGATTCTCAAACATCGCTTAAAAGCATCCGAGGATCATCCCGATATTCAGGTAATTAGAGATTATGATAACTTGCCAGAAATAGAATGCTTTGTCGGACAACTAAATCAGGTATTTATGAACTTATTAGCTAATGCTATTGATGCTTTAGAGGAGTCGAATGTAGGACGACCGTATGTTGAAATTGAAGCAAATCCCAATCAAGTTTTAATTCAGACTAGCCTCACTGAAAACAAAAAACATATTTTGATTCGGATTAAAGATAATGGCGTGGGAATGTCACCTGATGTCCAGCAAAAAATCTTTGATCATTTATTCACCACTAAACCTGTGGGTCAAGGCACAGGTTTAGGATTATCAATTGCTCGTCAAATTGTTGTCGAGAAACATGGAGGAACTCTGGAAGTAAATTCAGCACCAAGACAAGGTTCAGAGTTCATCATTAAGCTTCCTATCTGA
- a CDS encoding LL-diaminopimelate aminotransferase, with translation MQFAKRLQPLQSNVFADMDKAKAIALAGGQQIIDLSLGSSDLPAQAHVIEAIAQSLHDRSTHGYLLFNGTLGFREAAANWYEQKFGIKVDPQTEVLPLIGSQEGTAHLPLAILNPGDFALLLDPGYPSHAGGVYLASGQIYPMPLRAENDFLPVFADIPVPVLAQSRMMVLSYPHNPTAAIAPLSFFQEAVAFCQEHNLVLVHDFPYVDLVFGESGDWGLGTGDWELRNRKNLSQSPILNTQSLASSILQADPDKSVSIEFFTLSKSYNMGGFRIGYAIGNAELINALRQVKAAVDFNQYRGILNGAIAALTGPQLGVKSAVATFQQRRDAFITALHRIGWNVPTPQATMYIWAKLPSHWSQNSIEFCTQLVKQTGVAVSPGAGFGKSGEGYVRFALVHEPLLLETAVERIAQFLY, from the coding sequence ATGCAATTTGCAAAGCGTTTACAACCCCTGCAATCTAATGTATTTGCCGATATGGACAAAGCCAAGGCGATCGCTTTGGCCGGTGGACAACAAATAATTGATTTGTCACTGGGGTCTTCTGATTTACCCGCCCAGGCACATGTGATTGAGGCGATCGCCCAATCTCTCCACGATCGCAGTACCCACGGCTATCTGTTGTTTAACGGAACTCTTGGGTTTCGTGAAGCCGCGGCCAACTGGTACGAACAAAAATTTGGCATCAAAGTCGATCCTCAAACTGAGGTACTACCTCTAATTGGTTCTCAAGAAGGTACTGCCCATTTACCCTTAGCAATACTCAATCCAGGGGATTTTGCCCTATTGCTCGATCCAGGTTATCCCTCCCATGCGGGGGGAGTCTACCTAGCCAGTGGTCAAATCTACCCGATGCCACTACGAGCAGAAAACGATTTTTTACCAGTGTTTGCTGATATTCCTGTCCCAGTCTTGGCTCAGTCGCGGATGATGGTATTAAGTTATCCTCACAATCCTACAGCTGCGATCGCTCCTTTATCTTTCTTCCAAGAAGCTGTCGCCTTTTGTCAAGAACACAATCTTGTGCTGGTTCACGATTTCCCCTACGTAGATTTGGTATTTGGAGAGAGTGGAGACTGGGGATTGGGGACTGGGGACTGGGAATTAAGAAATAGAAAAAATCTTTCCCAATCCCCAATTCTTAATACCCAATCCCTAGCCTCTTCAATTCTGCAAGCTGATCCAGATAAAAGCGTCTCTATTGAATTTTTCACCCTTTCCAAGTCCTACAATATGGGCGGCTTCCGCATTGGCTACGCCATCGGTAATGCCGAGTTAATTAACGCCTTACGTCAGGTAAAAGCTGCCGTTGATTTTAATCAGTATCGGGGGATTTTGAATGGTGCGATCGCAGCTCTAACTGGCCCTCAACTTGGGGTAAAATCTGCTGTTGCTACCTTCCAGCAGCGCCGTGATGCTTTCATCACTGCTTTACACCGCATTGGCTGGAATGTTCCCACTCCCCAGGCCACAATGTACATCTGGGCAAAACTGCCCTCACACTGGAGTCAAAACTCCATCGAATTTTGTACCCAGCTAGTCAAACAAACTGGTGTAGCAGTCTCCCCAGGCGCTGGCTTTGGCAAATCTGGAGAAGGATATGTCCGTTTTGCCTTGGTGCATGAGCCACTTTTGTTAGAAACTGCTGTGGAAAGAATTGCCCAGTTCCTTTATTGA
- a CDS encoding FIST signal transduction protein, whose protein sequence is MFKAVVGHSNDPDSLSAVEEVIQQCITFLAGDIPKAGILFAAIDFEHSLILQQIHQAFPGIELIGGTTDGEISSVLEFQQDSITLMLFCSDEVEIYAGVGRKVSGDPITATKQAVEQAKAKSTAEPKLCLTHPESLTISGVSILNGLKLSLGQHVPIFGGLAGDQSRYQNTYQFFQTEVLSDSVPILIFSGTILFSHAVASGWHPIGQTSKVTKVDKNILYEIDGKPALDFYHHYLGLLPPSMEYPLAVFDQNGENFYIRAPISYNQESGSITFFGDIPDQAVIQISEAAYEDILAASKASFMNALDNYQGTEPSAVLFFSCVARRQILGTRAQEEYQNTKVPLTGYLPACGFYSYGEIAPIDRISQTQFHNETFVTLILGNR, encoded by the coding sequence ATGTTTAAAGCAGTAGTCGGTCACAGTAACGATCCAGATTCTCTATCAGCAGTTGAAGAAGTTATTCAGCAATGTATCACTTTTCTTGCAGGAGATATACCGAAAGCGGGGATTCTTTTTGCTGCAATTGACTTTGAGCATTCTCTAATTTTGCAGCAAATTCATCAGGCTTTTCCGGGGATTGAGTTGATTGGTGGGACAACAGATGGAGAAATTTCTTCAGTCTTAGAGTTTCAGCAGGACTCAATCACGTTAATGTTATTTTGCTCAGACGAAGTTGAAATTTATGCAGGAGTTGGACGCAAAGTTTCAGGTGATCCAATTACTGCAACTAAACAAGCTGTGGAGCAAGCCAAAGCCAAAAGTACCGCAGAGCCAAAGCTATGTTTAACTCATCCAGAGAGCCTCACAATTAGTGGTGTGTCTATATTGAATGGCTTAAAATTATCTCTTGGGCAACATGTGCCAATATTCGGTGGTTTGGCAGGCGATCAGTCAAGATATCAAAATACATATCAATTTTTTCAAACAGAAGTATTAAGTGATTCTGTACCAATTCTGATTTTTTCTGGCACAATATTGTTTTCCCACGCTGTTGCAAGTGGTTGGCATCCCATTGGTCAAACAAGTAAAGTAACTAAGGTGGATAAGAACATACTCTATGAAATAGATGGTAAGCCAGCTTTAGATTTTTATCATCATTATCTTGGTTTACTTCCTCCTTCAATGGAATATCCACTAGCAGTGTTTGATCAGAATGGAGAAAATTTTTATATAAGAGCACCTATTAGTTACAATCAAGAATCTGGTAGCATAACCTTTTTTGGAGATATTCCCGATCAAGCAGTTATTCAAATTTCAGAAGCAGCTTATGAAGATATTTTGGCAGCTTCCAAAGCATCATTCATGAATGCTTTAGATAATTATCAAGGTACAGAACCTAGTGCTGTTTTGTTCTTTTCATGTGTAGCTCGTCGGCAAATACTGGGTACGAGGGCACAAGAAGAGTATCAGAATACGAAAGTTCCTCTGACTGGCTATTTACCTGCCTGTGGATTTTATTCTTATGGAGAAATTGCTCCTATAGATCGAATTAGCCAAACGCAATTTCACAATGAAACTTTTGTAACTTTAATTTTGGGAAATCGGTAG
- a CDS encoding PspA/IM30 family protein yields MALIKRILRVIRANLNSFIGGAEEPEKILEQTVLEMQENLVRLRQGVAQAIATQKRTERQTAAAQSQTEEWYRRAQMALQQGSEPLAREALTKRQAYKETATALFSQIEQQNEIVARLKKDMRSLELKISEAKTKKDMYIARARSAEASYRLQEMLGGVSATSSLNAFERMEEKVLQIEAKSEAIAQLSSDDLETQFTSLESTNVDAELAAMKVQVLNGAENTQPPQQQLSKTQDS; encoded by the coding sequence ATGGCATTAATCAAGCGTATCCTGCGGGTGATTCGAGCTAATCTTAATAGTTTTATCGGCGGTGCAGAAGAACCAGAAAAGATTCTGGAGCAAACTGTCCTAGAAATGCAGGAAAATCTAGTGCGGTTGCGGCAGGGTGTAGCACAAGCCATCGCTACCCAAAAACGCACCGAACGGCAGACCGCCGCCGCTCAGTCTCAAACAGAAGAATGGTATCGCCGCGCCCAAATGGCCCTGCAACAAGGCAGCGAACCTCTAGCACGGGAAGCTTTGACTAAGCGCCAAGCCTATAAAGAAACCGCTACAGCCCTGTTTTCCCAGATAGAGCAGCAAAACGAGATAGTCGCTAGGCTAAAAAAGGATATGCGATCACTAGAGTTAAAAATTTCCGAGGCGAAAACAAAAAAAGATATGTATATTGCTCGCGCCCGTTCTGCCGAAGCGTCTTATCGCCTTCAAGAAATGCTCGGCGGAGTTTCTGCCACCAGCAGTCTGAATGCCTTTGAGCGCATGGAAGAAAAAGTTTTACAGATAGAAGCTAAATCAGAAGCAATAGCTCAACTCAGTAGCGACGACTTGGAAACACAATTTACTTCCTTGGAATCTACTAATGTAGATGCCGAATTGGCAGCGATGAAGGTGCAGGTCTTAAACGGGGCAGAAAACACACAGCCTCCCCAACAGCAGTTATCCAAAACTCAGGACTCTTGA